A part of Periophthalmus magnuspinnatus isolate fPerMag1 chromosome 19, fPerMag1.2.pri, whole genome shotgun sequence genomic DNA contains:
- the LOC117387718 gene encoding histone H2B 1/2 — translation MPEPAKSAPKKGSKKAVTKTAGKGGKKKRKTRKESYAIYVYKVLKQVHPDTGISSKAMSIMNSFVNDIFERIGGEASRLAHYNKRSTITSREIQTAVRLLLPGELAKHAVSEGTKAVTKYTSSK, via the coding sequence ATGCCTGAACCCGCTAAGTCCGCGCCCAAGAAGGGTTCCAAGAAAGCCGTGACCAAGACCGCCGGCAAAGGAggcaagaagaagagaaagaccaGGAAAGAGAGCTACGCCATCTACGTGTACAAGGTGCTGAAGCAAGTCCACCCCGACACCGGCATCTCCTCCAAGGCCATGAGCATCATGAACTCTTTTGTCAACGACATCTTTGAGCGTATCGGTGGAGAGGCCTCCCGCCTGGCGCACTACAACAAGCGCTCCACCATCACCTCCAGAGAGATCCAGACCGCCGTGCGCCTCCTGCTGCCCGGAGAGCTGGCCAAACACGCCGTGTCCGAGGGCACTAAGGCCGTCACCAAGTACACCAGCTCTAAGTAA